The following proteins are encoded in a genomic region of Gemmatimonadaceae bacterium:
- a CDS encoding amino acid permease produces MGIWSKKSVAALQVEAVGEEGTQTLRRALGALNLTTLGIGAIIGAGIFVLTGTAAAQYAGPAIVYSFILAGLGCLFAGLCYAEFAAMIPIAGSAYTYGYATLGELVAWIIGWDLILEYLFGAATVAVGWSGYFSAFMNELGFRIPVQFTGAPLDVVGTHNLVASSICYDPSTNEVIKLAAGSVCDTTKYTITHGIINLPAILLVGLMTILLVIGIKESARFNNYIVFVKLAIVLLVIGFGFMYVNSDNWHPFIPENTGTFGQFGWTGIVRGAAVIFFAYIGFDAVSTAAQEAKNPQRDMPIGILGSLAICTVLYILMALVMTGLTSYKNLNVPHPVFIAIEAAGPALAWMRPIVNIGAIAGLASVVLVMLMAQPRIFFSMSRDGLLPPVFGKVHPKFRTPYITTILTGVICAVVAGLFPIGLLGELVSIGTLLAFVIVSAGIIVLRRKSPDLPRPFRTPLVPLVPLLAIAICGYMMYSLPGDTWIRLIVWLAIGLLIYFIYGKAHSRIGNTATSG; encoded by the coding sequence ATGGGTATTTGGTCGAAGAAAAGCGTGGCCGCGCTGCAGGTAGAAGCGGTCGGAGAGGAGGGCACGCAAACACTCAGGCGTGCGCTCGGCGCGCTCAACCTCACGACATTGGGCATCGGGGCTATCATCGGCGCCGGTATCTTCGTTCTGACGGGGACGGCGGCGGCGCAGTATGCCGGGCCGGCCATCGTGTACTCGTTCATTCTCGCCGGGCTCGGCTGCCTCTTCGCCGGACTCTGCTACGCCGAATTCGCGGCGATGATTCCGATCGCCGGCAGCGCGTACACGTACGGATACGCGACGCTCGGTGAGCTCGTCGCGTGGATCATCGGCTGGGATCTCATCCTCGAATACCTGTTCGGAGCGGCCACGGTCGCGGTGGGCTGGTCGGGATACTTCTCCGCCTTCATGAACGAGCTCGGGTTCCGGATCCCAGTGCAGTTCACGGGCGCTCCGCTCGACGTTGTGGGTACGCACAACCTCGTCGCTTCGTCCATCTGCTACGATCCGTCCACCAACGAAGTCATCAAGCTCGCGGCCGGCTCGGTCTGCGACACGACGAAGTACACCATCACGCACGGCATCATCAACCTCCCTGCGATACTCCTCGTCGGTCTGATGACCATACTGCTCGTCATCGGCATCAAGGAGTCGGCGCGGTTCAACAACTACATCGTGTTCGTGAAGCTGGCTATCGTTCTTCTCGTCATCGGCTTCGGCTTCATGTACGTGAACTCCGATAACTGGCACCCGTTCATTCCCGAGAATACGGGAACCTTCGGGCAGTTCGGCTGGACGGGAATCGTGCGCGGCGCGGCGGTGATTTTCTTCGCCTACATCGGATTCGACGCCGTGTCCACCGCGGCGCAGGAAGCCAAGAATCCTCAGCGCGACATGCCGATCGGTATTCTCGGCTCCCTGGCGATATGTACGGTCCTGTACATCCTGATGGCGCTGGTGATGACGGGGCTCACGAGCTACAAGAACCTGAACGTGCCGCACCCGGTGTTCATCGCCATCGAGGCGGCCGGACCGGCGCTGGCCTGGATGAGGCCGATCGTCAACATCGGAGCAATCGCGGGCCTCGCGTCGGTAGTGCTCGTGATGCTCATGGCGCAGCCGCGCATCTTCTTCTCGATGTCGCGCGATGGCCTGCTCCCGCCGGTGTTCGGGAAGGTCCACCCGAAGTTCCGGACACCGTACATCACCACGATTCTGACCGGCGTGATCTGCGCCGTGGTCGCCGGCCTGTTCCCGATCGGACTGCTCGGCGAGCTCGTTTCCATCGGGACTCTGCTCGCGTTCGTGATCGTCTCGGCCGGCATCATCGTGCTGCGCAGAAAGAGCCCCGATCTGCCGAGACCGTTCAGGACGCCGCTGGTTCCGCTCGTTCCGCTCCTCGCCATCGCCATCTGCGGCTACATGATGTACAGCCTGCCGGGCGATACCTGGATCCGGCTGATCGTGTGGCTGGCGATCGGACTGCTCATCTACTTCATCTACGGAAAGGCGCACTCGCGCATCGGCAATACCGCAACGAGTGGTTGA
- a CDS encoding bifunctional oligoribonuclease/PAP phosphatase NrnA, with translation MVDLLTVSNDRRAAIERLAREFRAGRSVVLSTHINADGDGCGSETALARILMSLGMKVQIVNPTPWPEMYDFLLGGDVTDATALGAAVMKKAELLIVLDISDVKRLGGLADTVRGLRVPKLVIDHHIPSEEPPGTEILADTAACATGELIFDLAVTLGVEITPQMAVALYVAILADTGGFRFSNTTARCLAIASQLLAAGVEPEEMYRRLYASHPIGRLHLLRDALATLEVDPAYGISWISVAAGAAEEYGLKSDDLEGLAEHPRSVGGTRMAIFFRDLGHGKIKVSFRSTGDVDVNEFARKFGGGGHARASGALIPGTLEEVRHSVVAAAREFVGSVEGHTAG, from the coding sequence GTGGTTGATCTTCTAACAGTATCGAACGACAGACGAGCTGCGATCGAGCGTCTCGCGCGGGAGTTCCGCGCGGGGCGCTCTGTCGTTCTGTCAACGCACATCAACGCCGACGGCGACGGGTGCGGCTCCGAGACGGCGCTGGCGCGAATCCTCATGTCGCTCGGGATGAAGGTCCAGATTGTCAACCCCACTCCCTGGCCCGAGATGTACGACTTTCTCCTCGGCGGTGACGTGACGGATGCCACCGCTCTCGGCGCGGCGGTGATGAAGAAGGCTGAGCTGCTGATCGTGCTCGACATCAGCGACGTGAAGCGGCTCGGCGGGCTCGCGGACACGGTGCGCGGGCTGCGCGTTCCGAAGCTGGTGATAGATCACCACATCCCGAGCGAGGAGCCGCCGGGCACCGAGATCCTCGCCGATACCGCGGCGTGCGCCACTGGCGAGCTGATCTTCGATCTCGCGGTGACGCTGGGAGTCGAGATCACGCCGCAGATGGCCGTGGCTCTGTACGTCGCGATACTCGCCGACACCGGCGGATTCAGGTTCAGCAACACGACTGCGCGCTGTCTCGCCATCGCGTCGCAGCTCCTCGCCGCCGGAGTCGAGCCGGAGGAGATGTACCGCCGCCTGTACGCGTCGCATCCGATCGGCCGGCTGCATCTGCTGCGTGATGCGCTGGCGACGCTCGAGGTTGATCCGGCCTACGGCATCTCGTGGATTTCGGTCGCCGCCGGCGCGGCAGAGGAGTACGGTCTCAAGTCCGATGATCTGGAAGGGTTGGCGGAGCATCCGAGGTCTGTCGGCGGGACACGCATGGCGATCTTTTTCCGCGACCTGGGCCACGGGAAGATCAAGGTGTCGTTCCGCAGCACTGGCGATGTGGACGTGAACGAGTTCGCGAGGAAGTTCGGCGGCGGTGGGCATGCGCGTGCGTCGGGGGCGTTGATTCCTGGCACGCTCGAGGAAGTGAGGCACTCCGTGGTCGCGGCTGCCCGCGAGTTCGTCGGAAGCGTCGAGGGGCACACCGCCGGCTGA
- a CDS encoding glycosyltransferase — MPRRKTPPGSLYGGYQPFTEPVALSVVLPCYRTAALARQSVTRLVTALSGRIDSFEIIVVDDGAGDCVVAVGNIPPGPGGNIRVITLPENRGKGKAVAEGMKAATGAVRVFTDIDLPYGTTPIMLVETLVRTRGFHMVIGDRTFPQSRYEIALPLGRRLASGVFSKITATLITGGFFDTQCGLKGFRGDIAGALFGLQRVDRFAFDVELIYIALKYGLEIKRIPVILESNDTSSVRLGRDAMRTFGDVARIKYNQLRDNYASPQLAGLVAGECAAASQPLRTPAFSRPVLSIQR, encoded by the coding sequence ATGCCTCGTCGAAAAACTCCCCCCGGGTCACTGTACGGCGGTTATCAGCCCTTCACGGAGCCGGTGGCGCTTTCGGTGGTGCTGCCATGCTACCGCACCGCTGCGCTCGCGCGCCAGTCGGTGACGCGCCTGGTCACGGCGCTCTCCGGGCGAATCGATTCGTTCGAGATCATCGTCGTGGATGACGGCGCGGGCGACTGCGTCGTGGCAGTCGGAAACATTCCGCCTGGTCCCGGTGGAAACATCCGCGTCATCACGCTCCCGGAGAATCGCGGAAAAGGGAAGGCGGTGGCGGAAGGAATGAAAGCGGCCACCGGCGCGGTGCGCGTCTTCACCGACATAGATCTGCCGTACGGCACGACTCCCATCATGCTCGTCGAGACTCTGGTCCGGACGCGCGGCTTTCACATGGTGATAGGCGACCGGACATTCCCGCAGTCGCGATACGAGATAGCGCTGCCACTCGGACGACGGCTGGCATCTGGCGTTTTCTCGAAGATAACGGCGACGCTCATCACCGGCGGATTTTTCGACACGCAGTGCGGACTCAAGGGATTCCGCGGTGACATCGCCGGGGCGCTATTCGGGCTCCAGCGCGTGGACCGGTTCGCATTCGACGTCGAGCTGATCTACATCGCCCTCAAGTACGGGCTCGAGATCAAGCGCATCCCGGTGATACTCGAATCCAACGACACATCTTCCGTTCGCCTGGGCCGGGACGCCATGCGCACGTTCGGAGATGTCGCGCGCATCAAGTACAATCAGCTTCGCGACAACTATGCCAGTCCGCAGCTCGCGGGTCTCGTCGCCGGCGAATGCGCCGCGGCGTCGCAGCCACTCCGCACTCCCGCCTTCTCGCGGCCCGTGCTGAGCATCCAGAGATGA
- a CDS encoding methyltransferase domain-containing protein, which yields MSTAEVIDYEEHWSSSVETYESHPTSRHRRRFVMSCLSGIHPRPGMFVFDYGSGAGLLLGQIQSRFGMPEMDFGGCDISLAGIEAARKRLPGATFIAGEFPALERGIDIAITSEVIEHTAQYREVLAWLADHMKSGADLIITTPGATLDPPDHYYGHIQHFTLEHLGEVLGELGFTICTARYWGFPFFTLQKWVTKRNFDRIRDQYMHGELNLKKKAIFALTYYTYFVHDLFPKGPQIFIHARKK from the coding sequence ATGAGCACTGCCGAAGTAATTGACTATGAGGAGCACTGGTCGAGCTCCGTCGAGACGTACGAGAGCCATCCGACCAGCCGCCATCGTCGTCGCTTCGTCATGAGCTGCCTGAGCGGGATCCACCCGCGGCCGGGAATGTTTGTGTTCGACTACGGAAGCGGAGCGGGGCTTCTCCTCGGGCAGATCCAGTCACGCTTCGGAATGCCGGAAATGGATTTCGGCGGGTGTGACATTTCTCTCGCGGGGATCGAAGCCGCGCGGAAGCGCCTTCCGGGCGCGACTTTCATCGCCGGTGAGTTTCCGGCGCTCGAGCGGGGAATCGACATCGCGATTACCTCCGAGGTCATCGAGCATACGGCGCAGTACCGCGAGGTCCTCGCGTGGCTGGCGGATCACATGAAATCTGGCGCGGACCTGATAATCACGACGCCGGGCGCCACACTCGACCCGCCGGATCATTACTACGGACACATCCAGCACTTCACGTTGGAACATCTTGGAGAGGTTCTGGGAGAGCTCGGCTTCACCATCTGCACTGCGCGCTACTGGGGCTTTCCTTTTTTCACGCTGCAGAAATGGGTGACGAAGCGAAACTTCGATCGCATTCGCGACCAGTACATGCACGGCGAGCTGAACTTGAAGAAGAAAGCCATTTTCGCACTTACGTACTACACCTATTTCGTGCACGACCTGTTTCCGAAGGGGCCGCAGATATTCATCCACGCGCGGAAGAAGTGA
- a CDS encoding nucleoside triphosphate pyrophosphohydrolase family protein, translated as MTDAHAAESFSDFDVYASLALRTASPESLANQATMLNTAALGLSGESGEIADHVKKVMFHGHPLDDATKDKIAKEIGDILWYCAMGARGIGVGLGDIARMNVEKLKKRYPEGFSAERSVNRPHG; from the coding sequence GTGACGGACGCTCACGCGGCGGAGTCCTTTTCCGATTTCGATGTGTACGCTTCCCTGGCGCTGCGCACCGCATCGCCGGAGAGTCTCGCCAATCAGGCGACCATGCTCAACACCGCCGCGCTTGGCCTGTCAGGCGAGTCGGGCGAGATCGCCGACCACGTGAAGAAGGTCATGTTTCACGGCCATCCGCTCGACGACGCCACGAAGGATAAGATTGCGAAGGAGATCGGCGACATTCTATGGTACTGCGCGATGGGCGCGCGCGGGATCGGAGTCGGCCTGGGTGATATCGCGCGGATGAACGTCGAGAAGCTGAAGAAGCGCTACCCTGAAGGATTCAGTGCCGAGCGGAGTGTCAACCGCCCGCACGGCTGA
- a CDS encoding nitrilase-related carbon-nitrogen hydrolase, translated as MPRVVKCGLIQATHACSTSEPLETIREANIAKHVPIIEQAAKEGVQIICMQEIFTGPYFCAEQTTKWYDTTEKIPDGPTTKLMQELAKNHNMVIVVPIYEQDGPGIYYNTAAVIDADGTYLGKYRKNHIPHCAPGFWEKFYFKPGNLGYPVFRTAYADIGVYICYDRHFPEGARALGLNGAEIVFNPSATVAGLSEYLWKLEQPAHAVANAYFVGAINRVGHEQPWDIGEFYGQSYFCDPRGQFIATGSRDKTELVTAELDLDKVREVRNVWQFYRDRRPETYSGLVAL; from the coding sequence ATGCCGAGAGTCGTGAAGTGCGGCCTGATCCAGGCCACGCATGCGTGCAGCACGAGCGAGCCGCTCGAGACCATCCGCGAAGCCAACATCGCCAAGCACGTTCCGATCATCGAGCAGGCGGCGAAGGAAGGCGTGCAGATCATCTGCATGCAGGAGATCTTCACCGGCCCGTACTTCTGCGCCGAGCAGACGACGAAGTGGTACGACACCACGGAGAAGATTCCGGACGGGCCGACCACGAAGCTGATGCAGGAGCTGGCGAAGAACCACAACATGGTGATTGTGGTGCCGATATACGAGCAGGACGGGCCGGGCATCTATTACAACACCGCCGCGGTGATTGACGCCGACGGCACATACCTCGGCAAGTATCGCAAGAACCACATTCCGCATTGCGCGCCGGGCTTCTGGGAGAAGTTCTACTTCAAGCCCGGCAACCTCGGGTACCCCGTATTCAGGACAGCGTACGCCGACATCGGCGTGTACATCTGCTACGACAGGCATTTCCCGGAGGGCGCGCGCGCTCTCGGACTCAACGGCGCGGAGATCGTCTTCAATCCCTCGGCGACGGTGGCCGGGCTCTCGGAGTACCTGTGGAAGCTCGAGCAACCAGCACACGCGGTGGCAAACGCATACTTTGTCGGCGCGATCAACCGCGTCGGGCACGAGCAGCCGTGGGACATCGGCGAGTTCTACGGGCAGAGCTACTTCTGCGATCCGCGCGGGCAGTTCATCGCGACGGGCAGCCGCGACAAGACGGAGCTCGTGACGGCGGAGCTCGATCTCGACAAGGTGCGCGAGGTAAGGAATGTGTGGCAGTTCTATCGCGACAGGAGACCGGAGACTTACAGCGGGCTGGTGGCACTGTGA
- a CDS encoding NCS1 family nucleobase:cation symporter-1: protein MHASEELDAELSSSPLWNPDLAPTPPSRRTWSTYNIAALWIGMAVVITTYTLASGLMQQGMTWYQALFTILLGNVIVLIPMILNAHAGTRYGISFPVLCRASFGVKGANVAAMLRAVVACGWFGIQTWIGGLALDALLNAAWSGWSQIGAHTGIAFGIFWLVQVFIILKGTEGIKALESWSAPLLLAGGLALLVWAVRHGGGLGNILTESVKLQQGSTPFWTLFPAALTANVGYWATLSLNIPDFTRYARSQRSQAMGQALGLPGTMVLFAFIGVAVTSATIVIFGKAIWDPVELITKIGSPAVIIFGALIILAAQLTTNMAANVVSPANDFSNLSPRRITYVTGGLITAVIGILMMPWKLYSDAAAYIFTWLIGYSSLMGALGGILIADYWIVRRQQLDLRDLFSVEGRYTYAGGVNWRAMAALVIAVLPVVPGFIHAATTPGGQVADPNLFDRLYTYAWFVTFALSFAFYLILMRGTKKTAS from the coding sequence ATGCACGCATCCGAAGAGCTCGACGCTGAACTCTCCAGTAGTCCGCTGTGGAATCCGGACCTCGCGCCGACTCCGCCGTCGCGGCGGACGTGGTCCACCTACAACATCGCCGCGCTGTGGATCGGGATGGCCGTCGTCATCACGACCTACACGCTGGCGTCGGGACTGATGCAGCAGGGCATGACGTGGTATCAGGCTCTGTTCACGATCCTTCTCGGGAACGTGATCGTGCTCATCCCGATGATTCTCAACGCGCACGCGGGAACGAGGTACGGCATCTCGTTCCCCGTGCTCTGCCGGGCGAGCTTCGGCGTGAAGGGAGCGAACGTCGCGGCGATGCTCCGCGCGGTCGTCGCCTGCGGCTGGTTCGGCATTCAAACGTGGATCGGCGGACTGGCGCTCGACGCGCTCCTCAATGCGGCATGGTCCGGGTGGTCGCAGATCGGAGCGCACACTGGGATCGCGTTCGGAATCTTCTGGCTGGTCCAGGTCTTCATCATCCTCAAGGGCACTGAGGGGATCAAGGCGCTGGAGAGCTGGTCGGCGCCGCTTCTTCTCGCCGGCGGCCTGGCGCTGCTCGTATGGGCCGTGCGGCATGGCGGCGGCCTCGGCAACATTCTCACTGAGTCGGTGAAGCTGCAGCAGGGCTCGACGCCGTTCTGGACGCTCTTCCCCGCCGCGCTCACCGCAAACGTCGGATACTGGGCGACGCTCTCGCTCAACATCCCCGACTTCACTCGCTACGCCAGGAGCCAGCGGTCGCAGGCGATGGGCCAGGCGCTCGGACTGCCGGGGACGATGGTGCTGTTCGCGTTCATCGGTGTCGCGGTGACGAGCGCGACGATCGTCATCTTCGGGAAAGCCATCTGGGATCCCGTCGAGCTGATCACGAAGATCGGGTCGCCCGCGGTGATCATCTTCGGCGCGCTGATAATTCTCGCGGCGCAGCTCACCACTAACATGGCGGCCAACGTCGTATCCCCCGCGAATGACTTCTCCAACCTCAGCCCGCGCCGCATCACCTACGTGACGGGCGGGCTCATCACGGCGGTCATCGGAATTCTGATGATGCCGTGGAAGCTCTACTCCGACGCCGCCGCCTATATCTTCACCTGGCTCATCGGATACTCGAGCCTGATGGGCGCGCTCGGCGGCATTCTCATCGCCGACTACTGGATCGTGAGGCGACAGCAGCTCGACCTTCGCGATCTTTTCTCGGTCGAAGGGCGCTACACGTACGCGGGCGGGGTGAACTGGCGCGCCATGGCGGCGCTCGTCATCGCGGTGCTCCCGGTGGTTCCCGGGTTCATCCACGCCGCGACGACCCCCGGCGGCCAGGTGGCGGACCCGAACCTGTTCGACCGTCTCTACACTTACGCGTGGTTCGTCACCTTTGCGCTGAGCTTCGCGTTCTATCTTATTCTGATGCGGGGCACGAAGAAGACTGCTTCCTGA
- the hydA gene encoding dihydropyrimidinase: protein MRFDTIVRGGNVVTPRGTSVTDIGISGEKIAAIGPDLEAGAATKIVDAKGHHVIPGVLDVHVHLELPFMGAVSADDYRTGTRAGARGGVTTLIDFAIPYAGDSLNDAADKWMARAEGKALIDYTFHICITRYNEHKDQIKGMVDRGFTTFKEFMIYESEGWQSDDRALFGTLEKMKEYGTMLLVHAESSRVLDELIARHHTPELMKQYGARLHRMTRPNFIEAEAIQRVVTWSEVTGGQLYIVHMSTAQGTDIVKAAQARGVPVIAETCAQYLVLDDSMFDREDGHLFACCPQLKTPKDSERLWKGLKSGEVSVISTDTCTFTREQKAMWNGDWTKIPMGMPGLETLMPITYTHGVLKNRISLEEMVQKLSTNPAKIMGLYPRKGAIEVGADADLAIIHPKTTMKVDCETMETNADWSPYQGWDLAGFSRTTLSRGDVIVDDYRVVGKEGRGKWLPRTTAGLQ, encoded by the coding sequence GTGAGATTCGACACGATCGTAAGGGGCGGCAACGTCGTCACCCCCCGCGGGACCAGTGTTACCGACATCGGCATCTCCGGCGAGAAGATCGCCGCGATCGGCCCTGATCTCGAAGCAGGTGCCGCAACGAAGATCGTCGACGCGAAGGGACATCACGTGATCCCCGGCGTGCTCGACGTGCACGTTCACCTCGAGCTGCCCTTCATGGGCGCCGTCTCGGCCGACGACTATCGCACAGGCACGCGCGCCGGAGCACGGGGAGGCGTGACGACGCTGATTGATTTCGCCATTCCCTACGCCGGCGATTCCCTGAACGACGCCGCCGACAAATGGATGGCTCGCGCCGAAGGCAAGGCGCTCATTGACTACACCTTCCACATCTGCATCACCCGCTACAACGAGCACAAGGACCAGATCAAGGGCATGGTGGACCGCGGCTTCACCACCTTCAAGGAGTTCATGATCTACGAGTCCGAGGGGTGGCAGTCCGACGATCGCGCGCTCTTCGGCACGCTCGAGAAGATGAAGGAGTACGGCACGATGCTGCTGGTGCACGCCGAGTCGTCACGCGTGCTCGACGAGCTGATCGCACGGCACCACACGCCCGAGCTGATGAAGCAGTACGGCGCGCGGCTCCATCGCATGACGCGCCCCAACTTCATCGAGGCCGAAGCCATTCAGCGTGTAGTGACATGGAGCGAAGTGACCGGCGGGCAGCTCTACATCGTTCACATGTCCACCGCGCAGGGCACCGACATCGTCAAGGCTGCGCAGGCACGCGGAGTGCCGGTGATCGCCGAGACGTGCGCGCAGTACCTGGTGCTCGACGACAGCATGTTCGACAGAGAGGACGGCCATCTCTTCGCATGCTGCCCGCAGCTCAAAACTCCAAAGGATTCGGAGCGCCTGTGGAAAGGTCTCAAGAGTGGTGAGGTGTCGGTCATCTCCACGGACACGTGCACGTTCACGCGCGAGCAGAAGGCGATGTGGAACGGTGACTGGACGAAGATCCCGATGGGGATGCCCGGGCTCGAGACTCTGATGCCGATCACGTACACGCACGGGGTGCTGAAGAACCGGATCTCACTCGAGGAGATGGTGCAGAAGCTGAGCACCAATCCGGCGAAGATCATGGGACTCTATCCGCGGAAGGGCGCCATCGAAGTCGGAGCCGATGCCGATCTGGCGATAATCCACCCGAAGACAACAATGAAAGTGGACTGCGAGACGATGGAGACCAATGCCGACTGGTCGCCGTACCAGGGATGGGATCTCGCGGGTTTCTCGCGCACGACGCTATCGCGAGGCGACGTGATTGTGGATGATTATCGCGTTGTTGGAAAGGAAGGACGCGGCAAATGGCTGCCGCGCACCACCGCCGGACTACAGTAG
- a CDS encoding aspartate aminotransferase family protein — MTATMPRAETGAATRATAPQMPPCDHMPRPYSGPSRDEVIAMRKQYANPAITTLYKDPLMIVEGHMQWLFDETGKRYLDLFAGIVTVSCGHCHPKVTAAIHQQVDTLQHATTIYLHPGMPAFAKKLASKMPKGLDVTYFVNSGSEANDLAVQIARLYTGNNDVIALRNAYHGASPSSNTLTSHSTWKYPVNINSGIHHVINPDPYRSPFTGTPEEIASKSAADIRDLIRFSTPGKVAAFIAEPIQGVGGATHGARNYLREAYAVVREYGGLCIADEVQTGFGRTGDHYWGFQNFDVVPDIVVMAKGIGNGVPLAAVTTRMEIAQALTQRVHFNTFGGNPVCMAAGSAVLDVIDEDGLQENSRVVGARLKAGLKKLMNEHQLIGDVRGMGLMLGVELVRDRGTKEPAKAETLQVLEEARVMGVLIGKGGIDGNVIRIKPPMCITAADADFALDVFHHALGTVEAA, encoded by the coding sequence ATGACGGCGACCATGCCCCGCGCCGAAACCGGCGCAGCGACGAGAGCCACGGCGCCGCAGATGCCGCCGTGCGATCACATGCCGCGTCCGTACAGCGGCCCGTCACGCGATGAAGTCATCGCAATGCGGAAGCAGTACGCCAACCCGGCGATTACCACTCTGTACAAGGATCCGCTGATGATCGTCGAGGGCCACATGCAGTGGCTGTTCGACGAGACCGGCAAGCGATATCTCGATCTCTTTGCTGGAATCGTCACGGTTTCCTGTGGACACTGCCATCCGAAGGTGACGGCGGCGATTCACCAGCAGGTGGACACACTCCAGCACGCAACGACGATCTATCTGCATCCCGGAATGCCGGCGTTCGCAAAGAAGCTCGCATCGAAGATGCCGAAGGGGCTCGATGTCACTTATTTCGTGAACAGCGGCAGCGAGGCCAACGATCTCGCGGTCCAGATCGCGCGGCTGTACACCGGCAACAACGACGTGATCGCGCTGCGCAACGCGTATCATGGCGCGTCGCCGTCGAGCAACACCCTCACGTCGCACAGCACGTGGAAGTATCCAGTTAACATCAACAGCGGGATCCATCACGTCATCAATCCCGATCCGTATCGCAGTCCCTTCACCGGCACGCCCGAGGAGATCGCGTCGAAGAGCGCGGCCGACATCAGGGATCTCATCCGCTTCTCGACCCCGGGTAAAGTGGCGGCGTTCATCGCCGAGCCGATCCAGGGAGTGGGCGGGGCGACGCACGGGGCGAGGAATTATTTGCGCGAGGCGTACGCCGTCGTGCGCGAGTATGGCGGTCTCTGCATCGCTGACGAGGTCCAGACCGGCTTCGGGCGGACAGGCGACCACTACTGGGGATTCCAGAACTTCGACGTGGTGCCCGACATCGTTGTGATGGCGAAGGGCATCGGCAATGGTGTTCCGCTCGCGGCGGTGACGACGCGAATGGAGATCGCCCAGGCACTGACGCAGCGGGTGCACTTCAATACCTTCGGCGGCAACCCGGTGTGCATGGCGGCTGGCTCGGCGGTCCTCGACGTGATTGACGAGGACGGGCTTCAGGAGAACTCGCGCGTCGTGGGCGCGCGGTTGAAAGCAGGGCTGAAGAAGCTGATGAACGAGCATCAGCTCATCGGCGACGTCCGTGGCATGGGCCTCATGCTTGGCGTGGAGCTCGTGCGCGATCGCGGTACCAAAGAGCCGGCGAAGGCGGAGACGCTGCAGGTGCTCGAGGAAGCGCGCGTCATGGGAGTGCTCATCGGCAAGGGTGGAATTGACGGCAACGTCATCCGCATCAAGCCGCCGATGTGCATCACCGCCGCCGACGCGGATTTCGCGCTCGATGTGTTTCACCACGCGCTGGGAACGGTCGAAGCCGCCTGA